Within the Clostridium scatologenes genome, the region CCAATTCCGCTTTTTTAAAAACTTCATTTATATTTTTAGGAGCAGGATTAAAAATCAAATATTCTTCCAATTTGCTCTTTCCAATAATATTTTTTACTATTTCAGTTCTTTTATTAATATTAACCTTATACTCCGAATTTATTATTTCATGTTCATTTGCTGATGATAATACTATATTGTTATCATATTTATGACATAGACTTATCAATTCAATAAAATAGTAATTATCAATGAATGGATCAACTTCATTACAATCTATTGTATTAACTCCATAAGTTTCTATAGGATCTAAATATTTTAAAAATACTAATAATGTACTAATAGATTTATCAACATTCAAGTTTTTATAATCTAAATCAAGATTATCCTTAATACATAGCTTATAATTTTTAGCTTTTAATAAATCATAAAATTGCTTTATCTCTTTTAAATTTTCTGCTACATTTTCTTTATCTATAATTAGATTATTTTCATTAAAATAAAAATCCATATTATAGTAGTCCAAAGTTATCCTCTATGGTTACTTTATCTACAAAATCATCTGGCCATAGATCTAAACTTCCTGTATCCTCTATTTCTATTTTTTGTATGGCAGATTTTAAACTATGATTTTCAAAGAAATAAAGCGATGTCTTATCTTTTAATGTATTATCATTTTTAACAAATAATCTTATCCTATTAACAATTTCTAAACTTTGAGTTTCAATCAATATGTTAACTCCAAATTTAGCAGCATAATAAAACAATTCAACTAAATTAGTCTTCCATTTTGGATGTAGATGAACTTCTGGATTTTCAATTATAACTAGATCTCCCTTTTTAGCAGTTAAAATAGTTATTAAAATAGGTAATATTTGAGTATTTCCAAATCCTATTTGTAAAAGATCAAACTCTATGTTATTTTCTAAAGCAACAATTTTTCGCTTATTTTCCTCTATTTTTAATTTGAACTCTGAATTTAATATTTTATTTGTCCAAATATAAAATGCATCTAATAGTCTTGTTTCATTATCAAAAATTATATTTTCTTTAAAGTTATCCAGAATATCAGCTGTATTTCCATTATTTCTTAATGCAGGTATATACTTTATTGAATTTTCATTTATATTTCCTAAATGTTCATTTATAGTTAATAACTCCTTAAACCCTTGTTGTGAGAATTGTGGTATAAAATTTGGATATAACCCTTTAACCAAAATTCCTTTTTGCAGCAAAATTCTTTTTTCTTCTTTATCATTTAAAATAATTTCATTTAAATCATAAGTTATCGGATTACTATTATCTGTATTTATAACAAATTCATAATTTTTTACAAGATCACTACTGTTTTTAAAATAAATATCTATCCTTTTCAATATTGCTGCATCTGTCATATCAACAAAATTTAATTTATAGTTGTATACAGAATCAAATTCTAGTTCGATATTACAAAACTTTAGATTTTCTATTTTAAGGGATAACTTATATTTTATGCTTTCTCTCCTGCTTACTTCTTTATTTAAAGTTTTCTTAAAATCACCTAGTTCTAATATTTGTTCAAATGGCAATTTTGTATAACTAAATGAGTACCTATTTATTTTCGAAAGAAGCCTTAAACTTTGAGTTAATGATGATTTTCCTGAATTATTAGTTCCCGTTAAAATTGTTAATCCATCTAAGTTAAATATGTACCCTGATTTATGAATTTTAAAGTTACTAATTGAATATTTACTAATCATTATTATTCCCCCAAAATCTTTTCCATGCAATTATCCCATATTTCAAATCTCTCATATGCTTTAGTTTTTATAGTAGTTGATGCACCCACAATGGAGTCTCTAAAAGATTCGTTATCTATTAAAAGCTTCTCCAATTTGTCCTTTATACACTTTTTATTTTTTTCTATACAATCAGAATCATATTTTGAAAATGATATCATAAGTATTTCAAACAGCGCCACATTTAGCTTGCCCTTTTTATTTTTGTTCTTTATCACAAATGCATCTTTTCCAAAAACATTATATATACTGTTTACTGTATTTAAAAACATATTTTTAAATTCACTTTCTCTATGTCTATAGTCATCATAATTATCTAAAGTCTCATTAAGAAATTTTTTTAAGTTTCCTCCATAGGACTTAATTCCTCTATAATAAAACGACATAAATCTCAATACTAATTCTTGATCCTGCATTGAATTTATATTGACTTTCTTATCCTTTATTAATTTTCTATAATCACTTTCCTTAACCAGCTGTTTTATAAATGGTATGCCTTTATTTCTATAAATACAATTTCGCAATTCTTGGGAATTTAGTCTAACTGCACCAGTATTAATTCTTTCAAAAATTTCAAACTTTATATCTGGATTATTATCCTTTTTAACCACAAAAATTACAAGTTGAAAATCCTCAATTTTTCTTTGAATGCTTGGTTCTAAATCTTTAAATAATTTATTTTCCTTAAATAGCACTGTATTTTGCAATTTAAACTTATTATTAACAAATTCTACTATAGTCCTTATTCGTTGTTGACCATCTATTATCTCATATTTATAGTCGTCATCCTCTGACAAGTAAATTGCCTGAATAGGAATATCTAAAATTATAGATTCTATGAGCTTAGACTTTTTATCTGGCAGCCATTTAAAATTTCTTTGAAATTCAGCTTCTAATTGAATATCCCCTCTTTCAACCTTTCTCACTGTTTCAAAAATTGAAAATGTCAATTGTGCTATATTTATATTTTGAGGTTTTAAATTTTCATTCATTCTATAATTATAACCTCCATTCCAAACATTTAAACCTGACAATATTATATCACAATGGAAGTTTAATATGTGTTATTCCAATTTTGATATTAATTTCTTATATAGTTTCTGCATATGGGGTTCACTGCTGTGCATAATCACTTCTTCTATAGGAATCCATTTAACAGCACTATTTTCATCTTCTTTAACAATAAGTTTTTCATTTTCATCACCTTCTAATAAATAAGCAATTGATAAATGTAAATGAGGAGATACATATTGTCCTCTTTTTATATGCCCTAATACTGTTAATATGTCTATAGAAAATATTCCTGAAGACAATACTTTAAGTTTTTTCACTCCAGTTTCTTCTTTTACTTCTCTAATTGCAACAGATAAGAAATCGTCTTCTCCATCTGCATGACCACCCGTCCATGACCATGAATCATATATATTATGATATACCATTAAAACTTTATCCTTATTTTTATTAATCACAAAAGCTGAACTGGTGAAATGAGCAATTTCATTTTTTCTGGTTAATACATCATCAAATTTATCAATACATTTTAAAATTACTTCTTTATCCTTTTCTTCTTGTTCATTATAAGGAATGTATTTCTTTATAGACTCAATCCAATTCATATTTTTATCTTTTCCTCCTTAAAATATAATGGATTAGAGCTTATCAAACTTACCCTAATCCATTGCAGTATTTATAAAAAATAATTAACTAGTATATTTTATAATATTTCATCAATAACTCCGCCACCTACTAATAAATCATCATTATAGAATACAACAGATTGACCTTTAGTTATAGCACGCTGTTTATTTTCAAATTCAACTTTTACTCTACCATTATCTAAGGCAGTTATCCAGGCTCTTGAAGGTTTTGCAGAATATCTAACTTTAGCTTGAACTTCCATTGTACCTTGAAGGCTGTCAAAAGGTACAAAGTTCATATCTTTAGCAATCAATTCTGTCTTAAATATATCCTTTTCGCTGCCTAATACTACTTCATTTCTTAAAGGGTTTATATCTGTTACGTACATTGGTACACCAAAAGCTATTCCAAGTCCCTTTCTTTGTCCTATTGTATAGTAAACTATTCCTTTATGTCTTCCTAACACATTTCCTTCCTTATCTACAAAATTTCCTGCTTTAACTTTGTTTGGAACTTGCTTTTTTATGTATCCACCATGATCATTATCTGGAATAAAGCAAATTTCTTCACTATCTTTTTTATTATGAACTAGTAACCCTATTTCTTTTGCTATTTCTCTTATTTTCTCCTTCTTATAAACACCACAAGGCATAAGAGTATGCTCTAATTGAAATTGAGTGAGATTATATAAAGCATAAGTTTGATCCTTTTTATCATCATCAGATTTTTTTAAAATATATCTATTATCATGTTTTTCTACTACAGCATAGTGACCTGTAGCTACATAATCAGCACCTAATTCCATAGCTTTCTTTAACAATGCATCAAACTTTATAAATTTATTACAAGCTACGCATGGATTAGGAGTTCTTCCCTGCATATATTCATCAATAAAATAATCTATAACATTCTTTTTAAATATATCTTTAAAATTCATAACATAAAAAGGTATGTCTAACTTGTATGCTACTCTTCTAGCATCTTCTACAGCACTTAAAGAACAACATCCTCCTTCTACTGCTTCATATTCTTCATCTTCCTGCCACACCTGCATGGTTACTCCTATAACATCATATCCCTGCTGTTTTAAAAGATATGCTGCAACAGAACTATCTACCCCACCACTCATACCAATTACAACTTTTTTATTCATATTTATCACCTTTTTCTAATATAATTATATTGCTAAAAAGCCGCTACATTTGAATATTATGTGACTAATATATAATTATAGTAACGTAATACAATTAAAAGTTGATTCAGTTACTTATGCCACATCATGAACTATTATATAAAAATTCAAACAGCCATTTAAAAATAACATATTTACTTACAATACTACATTTTATACTATAATCTATAGAATTCCAAGTGATTTTTTCTACTTCCACTTTTTCTTGTTATCTCTAATTTTATTTACTAATTTTTTTATTGTATTTACTGCATATTCTACATCCTCTTCTGTAGTTCTATATCCTAAAGTCAATCTTAAGGAACCTTTAGCTAAGTCCTCATTTAATCCTATGGCCATTAAAACGTGTGATGGCTCTAAAGCACCTGCTGAACAAGCACTTCCACTAGAAGCACATATACCTTCACTATCCAAAAGCATAAGCAAAGTATCACCATCTATTAACTCAAAACTTACATTTACATTTCCAGGTAGCCTTTTTTCTCCTTCTTCTCCATTTAGTTTAGTTCCTGGTATATTTAAAAGTTCATTTATCATTTTATCTCTTAAACGGCTCAACCTTATTCTTTCTTCTTTCATATTTTTATGTGTCAATTCTATGGCTTTCCCCATACCAACGATAGCCATAACATTTTCTGTGCCAGCTCTTTTAGCTCTTTCCTGTGCTCCACCATGAATTAAATTATCTACTTTTATGCCCTTTCTCATATAAAGCGCCCCTATACCTTTTGGTCCATAAAATTTGTGTGAAGCCATAGAAAGTAAGTCTATATTCATTTTTTTTACATCTATAGGTATGCTTCCCACTGCTTGAACTCCATCTGTATGAAAAATAATTCCTTTATTTCTACATATCTCTCCTATTTGTTCTATAGGCTGTATGCTGCCTATTTCATTATTAGCAAACATTATAGATACTAATATAGTTTTATCTGTAATAGACTTTTTAATATCTTCCACATCTACTATCCCAAATTCGTTTACAGGTAAGTAAGTAATTTCAAAGCCTAATTTTTCTAAATATTCACAACTGTGGAGTATTGCATGATGCTCAATAGATGTAGTTATTATATGATTTCCTTTATATTTATTTGCTAAAGCTGTACCTTTTAAAGCCCAGTTATCAGCTTCAGAACCTCCTGCAGTAAAATATATTTCATCTGCATTAGCATTTATAGCATTAGCTATTCTCATTCTACTTTCATCTATAGCCATTTTAGTTTTTCTAGATATTTTATATATAGATGAAGGATTGCCAAAATAATCTGTTAAATAGGGTTTCATCTCTTCAATAACTTCTTCTTTTATATAAGTTGTAGCTGCATGATCCATGTAAACTTCTCTAGACATAAATTTATCGTCTCCCTAAACTTTTATTTAATATAGTAACACTTTCGAAAAATAATTCAGAGTAAATTACTATGATATTATTATTTTATTTTTAAAATTATCTTTTGTCAATATGAAACCTATTAAGTCTATTTAATCTATATTTATAATAAATACTACATATAAAAAATAATGCGAAGTTTTGCTTCGCATTATTTTTACAAGTTCAAAATAAATAACTTTTAATAACTTATGAATCTTGCACTTTTTTATTACTATTTTTCATTATAAAATATAATGGAATTCCTATTATTAAAGCTCCAAGTCCCCACATAATTTGAACTTGAGTTGCTTGAGTTAAAAGCCATAAGCTTACTATTACTGAAAGTATAGGAAGCACTGGTCCAAATGGAATCTTGAAGGTACTTTCCATTCCCTTTCTTCTTCTAAATACTAAAACAGAAAGACAGGTTGGAATATACTGAGCAAATCTTGATATAACGCTTATGGAAGCAAGCTGTGTAAAGCTTCCTGAAAGCACCATAGGTATTGCAAGTACTACGGTTATTATAATTGCAATGTAAGGAGTACCTGCTTTATTTTTCTTTGCAACAGCAGCTGGAAGTAATCCATCTTCTGCTAAAGCCACTCCAGATCTTGGAGTTATAAACGAAGCTGCTATATTAATACCGCCTATAGATACTAACGTTCCTGCTGTTACTAACATTCCACCAAATCCACCTAAGAATACATTAGCTGAATCAGCTACTGGCGTGCCACTGGAAGCTAACTTAGCTCCTAAAGTCCCTATAGCTACAGTTTGAGTCAATATGTATATAAGTGAAACCAATACCATAGTTATAGTAATTGCTATTGGAAGATTCTTTTGAGGATTTTCCATATCTTCAGCTGCAACTGCTATGGATTCAAAGCCTGTAAAAGCATAAAATATAAGTATAGCTGCCGAACCTAAAGTTCCACTTGTTACTTTTTCAGGAAACATTGGAATGAAATTTCCACCCTTTATAAAGAATATACCCACTGCTACAAAGAAAATAAGTGGAACAAGTTTTCCAATGGTTATTATATTATTCATATATTTTGCAGCATTTACACCTAATATATTTATAAATCCTAAAACTACAAGAATTAAAATTGCTATAATATTTTTTGTAGATGGCTGGGCTGCTGCTGGCCAAACTTTAGCTAAAGCTGTAGGAAAACCAACTGCCATAGTAGCCCAAGCAATAATTCCTACTGCCCATTTCATTATACCTACTTCAAATCCTATAAAATTACCGAAAGCTTCCTTTGCATAAACATAAGGTCCACCATTTTTGTTAAATATACCAGAAACTTCAGCAAAACATAAAGCCATGGACATTACTAAAATCATATCAAAAACGTATACCCATATACTACCAGGTCCCATAAGTTTCATAGCTTTTCCTGGAAGTAAAAATATACCTGAACCTATAACTGCATTAATTCCTAATAAAACTATACTCCATAATCCTAACTTTTTCTTGTCTCCCATATTAGTTCTCCTTACTTGATAATTGTACTAATTTTTTAAATAAATTAAGCATAACTTCATTGTCTTTTCTAGCCATCATTTCCGGATGCCATTGAATACCTATAACAAACCCTTCTTCTTTTTCTATTGCCTCTATAACTCCATCTTTTGCTATAGCTGCTATTTTAAAGCCTGGTGCTAAATCCTTTACTGCTTGATGATGAAAACTGTTTGTTGTTACTTTTTCTCCTAAAATATCATATAACTTTGTTCCTTTTATAACTTCCACACTATGTCCAGCTACTTCTGGTCTAGATTCTTGTACATGTTTAATGTAGCAGCCTTCTATTTGAGATAAATCTTGATACATAGTTCCGCCTAAAGCTGCATTTAAAACTTGTAATCCTCTGCAAATACCTAATATAGGTTTATTCAGTTCCATAGCTGCTTTAATAACCATAAGATCATATTCATCACGTTCGGGACATAAAAATCCCTGTTTTTGTATAGGTTCTTCTCCATAAATTAGTGGATTAACATCATATCCTCCAGATATTATTATAGAATCCACAGCTTCTATTTGTACTTTTACTTCTTCATAATCTGAAATTAGTGGCAATATTACAGGTGATCCACCTACTTTTGCAACTGATTGTACATAATCATTATTTACATAAGCTCTCTCATATCCTGGAAACATTCCTCCTTGATCAATTAATAAATTTCCTACTATTCCTATAAGTGGTTTTTTCATAATGTCATACCTCCAAACTTATTATGTTATACTCTTTAGCAATTTTCATACCACAAAGAAACACAATCAAGTTTTTATTTTATTACAGTTTTTCAAAAATAAAAAAATCCCCACTTAAATCAAAGTGAGAATTTTTTACTTAACTCAAAAGTAATAATTATTTATCTATCCTTTTATCACTATTTTTCATTATAAAATATAATGGAACTCCTATTACCATTGCTCCAAGCCCCCATGTAACCTGAACTTTAGTTGCTTGAGTTAAAAGCCAACAGCTAACACCTACAGACACTATAGGAAGAACTGGTCCAAAAGGTACTTTAAAAGTAGATTTCATTCCTTTTTTTCTAAAAATTATAACAGCAAGACAAGTTGGTATGTATTGTGTAAATCTTGAAATCGCACTTATTGCTGCAAGTTGTGTAAAACTTCCTGATAAAGCAATAGGAATAGTTAAAACTGCAGTTACTATACTTGCTATATAAGGAGTACCTGCTTTACTTTTTTTGGCTATAATTCTAGGTAAAAGTCCATCTTCAGCTAAAGCCACAGCTGATCTTGGAAGTATAAAAGATTCTGCTATATTTATGCCTCCTATAGATACCAAAGTACCAACTGTAACTAAAATCCCTCCAAAACCTCCTAGAAATGTAGCTGCTGATTCTGCTACTGGAGTACTGCTTGCTGCAAGTTTTACACCTAATGTTCCTATAGATACTGCTTGAATTAGTATATATATTATTGATACCAAGAACATAGTTATCATTATTGCTATAGGTAAATTTTTTTAGGATTTTCCATATCTTCAGCCGCTACAGCTATAGCTTCAAAACCAGTAAAAGCAAAAAATATTAATATTGCTGTAGCCCCAAAACCTGATGGAGTTACTTTAGTTGGAAACATAGGTACAAAGTTTCCACCTTTTATAAAGAAAATACCAACTGATATAAATAATACTAGAGGCACAAGCTTTGCTATAGTCATTATATTATTTAAATTTTTTGCAAAATCCACTCCTAAAATATTTATAATTGATAAAATTAAAATTATACCTATTTGTATTGAATTTTTAATTAAAGGATTGGATGCTGCTGGCCAAATATTAGATAGCGCAGTAGTAAAACCTACTGCAAATGTAGCCCAAGCTATAATACCTACTACTAATTTCATAATTCCTACTTCAAAACCAACAAATTCACCAAAAGCTTCTTTTGCATAAATATAAGGTCCACCATTTTTATTGAATAAACCTGCAACTTCTGCAAAACACAATGCCATGGCCATGACCAAAGCCATGTCAAAAAAGTATACCCAAATACTTCCCGGCCCCATAAGCTTCATTGCTTTTCCTGGAAGTAAGAATATACCTGTACCTATTACACCATTGATGCCAAGAAGTATTATACTCCATAAACCTAATTTTTTACCATTTCCCATTTTTAGTCCCCCCTTATTTGTTATACTATATTTTCTAGCAATTTTTATGCCTAAAAAAAAGCATAATCAAACTCATATTTTACAATAAATCAAAGAAGATATTTTTTTAAAACAAAAACTTTAATTTAAATCATTATAT harbors:
- a CDS encoding AAA family ATPase, with the protein product MISKYSISNFKIHKSGYIFNLDGLTILTGTNNSGKSSLTQSLRLLSKINRYSFSYTKLPFEQILELGDFKKTLNKEVSRRESIKYKLSLKIENLKFCNIELEFDSVYNYKLNFVDMTDAAILKRIDIYFKNSSDLVKNYEFVINTDNSNPITYDLNEIILNDKEEKRILLQKGILVKGLYPNFIPQFSQQGFKELLTINEHLGNINENSIKYIPALRNNGNTADILDNFKENIIFDNETRLLDAFYIWTNKILNSEFKLKIEENKRKIVALENNIEFDLLQIGFGNTQILPILITILTAKKGDLVIIENPEVHLHPKWKTNLVELFYYAAKFGVNILIETQSLEIVNRIRLFVKNDNTLKDKTSLYFFENHSLKSAIQKIEIEDTGSLDLWPDDFVDKVTIEDNFGLL
- a CDS encoding DUF262 domain-containing protein yields the protein MNENLKPQNINIAQLTFSIFETVRKVERGDIQLEAEFQRNFKWLPDKKSKLIESIILDIPIQAIYLSEDDDYKYEIIDGQQRIRTIVEFVNNKFKLQNTVLFKENKLFKDLEPSIQRKIEDFQLVIFVVKKDNNPDIKFEIFERINTGAVRLNSQELRNCIYRNKGIPFIKQLVKESDYRKLIKDKKVNINSMQDQELVLRFMSFYYRGIKSYGGNLKKFLNETLDNYDDYRHRESEFKNMFLNTVNSIYNVFGKDAFVIKNKNKKGKLNVALFEILMISFSKYDSDCIEKNKKCIKDKLEKLLIDNESFRDSIVGASTTIKTKAYERFEIWDNCMEKILGE
- a CDS encoding NUDIX hydrolase, yielding MNWIESIKKYIPYNEQEEKDKEVILKCIDKFDDVLTRKNEIAHFTSSAFVINKNKDKVLMVYHNIYDSWSWTGGHADGEDDFLSVAIREVKEETGVKKLKVLSSGIFSIDILTVLGHIKRGQYVSPHLHLSIAYLLEGDENEKLIVKEDENSAVKWIPIEEVIMHSSEPHMQKLYKKLISKLE
- the mnmA gene encoding tRNA 2-thiouridine(34) synthase MnmA, which gives rise to MNKKVVIGMSGGVDSSVAAYLLKQQGYDVIGVTMQVWQEDEEYEAVEGGCCSLSAVEDARRVAYKLDIPFYVMNFKDIFKKNVIDYFIDEYMQGRTPNPCVACNKFIKFDALLKKAMELGADYVATGHYAVVEKHDNRYILKKSDDDKKDQTYALYNLTQFQLEHTLMPCGVYKKEKIREIAKEIGLLVHNKKDSEEICFIPDNDHGGYIKKQVPNKVKAGNFVDKEGNVLGRHKGIVYYTIGQRKGLGIAFGVPMYVTDINPLRNEVVLGSEKDIFKTELIAKDMNFVPFDSLQGTMEVQAKVRYSAKPSRAWITALDNGRVKVEFENKQRAITKGQSVVFYNDDLLVGGGVIDEIL
- the nifS gene encoding cysteine desulfurase NifS encodes the protein MSREVYMDHAATTYIKEEVIEEMKPYLTDYFGNPSSIYKISRKTKMAIDESRMRIANAINANADEIYFTAGGSEADNWALKGTALANKYKGNHIITTSIEHHAILHSCEYLEKLGFEITYLPVNEFGIVDVEDIKKSITDKTILVSIMFANNEIGSIQPIEQIGEICRNKGIIFHTDGVQAVGSIPIDVKKMNIDLLSMASHKFYGPKGIGALYMRKGIKVDNLIHGGAQERAKRAGTENVMAIVGMGKAIELTHKNMKEERIRLSRLRDKMINELLNIPGTKLNGEEGEKRLPGNVNVSFELIDGDTLLMLLDSEGICASSGSACSAGALEPSHVLMAIGLNEDLAKGSLRLTLGYRTTEEDVEYAVNTIKKLVNKIRDNKKKWK
- a CDS encoding APC family permease; this translates as MGDKKKLGLWSIVLLGINAVIGSGIFLLPGKAMKLMGPGSIWVYVFDMILVMSMALCFAEVSGIFNKNGGPYVYAKEAFGNFIGFEVGIMKWAVGIIAWATMAVGFPTALAKVWPAAAQPSTKNIIAILILVVLGFINILGVNAAKYMNNIITIGKLVPLIFFVAVGIFFIKGGNFIPMFPEKVTSGTLGSAAILIFYAFTGFESIAVAAEDMENPQKNLPIAITITMVLVSLIYILTQTVAIGTLGAKLASSGTPVADSANVFLGGFGGMLVTAGTLVSIGGINIAASFITPRSGVALAEDGLLPAAVAKKNKAGTPYIAIIITVVLAIPMVLSGSFTQLASISVISRFAQYIPTCLSVLVFRRRKGMESTFKIPFGPVLPILSVIVSLWLLTQATQVQIMWGLGALIIGIPLYFIMKNSNKKVQDS
- a CDS encoding gamma-glutamyl-gamma-aminobutyrate hydrolase family protein; the encoded protein is MKKPLIGIVGNLLIDQGGMFPGYERAYVNNDYVQSVAKVGGSPVILPLISDYEEVKVQIEAVDSIIISGGYDVNPLIYGEEPIQKQGFLCPERDEYDLMVIKAAMELNKPILGICRGLQVLNAALGGTMYQDLSQIEGCYIKHVQESRPEVAGHSVEVIKGTKLYDILGEKVTTNSFHHQAVKDLAPGFKIAAIAKDGVIEAIEKEEGFVIGIQWHPEMMARKDNEVMLNLFKKLVQLSSKEN